The proteins below come from a single Papaver somniferum cultivar HN1 chromosome 11, ASM357369v1, whole genome shotgun sequence genomic window:
- the LOC113321731 gene encoding cyclic nucleotide-gated ion channel 1-like has protein sequence MSYGKEEKFVRFQDWTSEPSLNNDRRFSDRDGSSNSGSLKSKVSLVSEKIRTGFTQGFRGIGNSMNLDPQRESRVSEDPRFNTQNTESAKRMLDPQGTFLQKWNKIFVLSCVLAVSLDPLFFYIPVIDGKKKCLSVDKRLETAACVLRFFTDIFYVLHIIFQFRTGFIAPWTRVFGRGVLVEDPVAIAKRYLTTYFLIDILAVLPLPQVVILIIIPKMRGSAALNTKNLLRFIVLIQYVPRLIRIYPLYKDVTRTSGIITETAWVGAAFNLFLFMLAGHIFGALWYLFSIERNDTCWRRACRDATNNCATKDLYCGNDSKKNLFLDKLCSFTEPNVNATLFNYGIFLDALQSGVVESRNFWEKLFYCLWWGLRSLSSLGQNLETSTYVWEILFAVLISIVGLVLFALLIGNMQTYLQSNTVRLEEMRVKRRDAEQWMSHRLLPEPLRERIRRYEQYRWQETRGVDEQNLLYNLPKDLRRDIKRHLCLALLTRVPMFEKMDEQLLDAMCERLKPVLYTEESYIVREGDPVDEMLFIMRGKLLTVTTNGGRTGFFNSEQLRAGDFCGEELLTWALDPQTTANLPISTRTVRALSEVEGFALVADDLKFVASQFRRLHSKQLRHTFRFYSQQWRTWGACFIQAAWRRHCKKKLEESLRAEEDRLQNALAKGSGSSPSLGATIYASRFAANALRALRRNGARKARVADRVPPMLLQKPAEPDFTAEQ, from the exons ATGAGTTACGGCAAGGAAGAGAAGTTTGTAAG GTTTCAGGATTGGACTTCGGAGCCATCTTTAAACAATGACAGGAGGTTTTCTGATAGAGATGGATCCTCTAATTCAGGAAGCCTTAAATCTAAAGTGAGCTTGGTTTCAGAAAAGATTCGAACGGGCTTCACTCAGGGGTTCCGAGGGATTGGTAATTCAATGAACCTTGACCCTCAGAGGGAATCGAGAGTCTCTGAAGATCCTAGATTCAACACTCAGAATACTGAATCAGCAAAGCGAATGCTTGACCCTCAGGGAACATTTCTTCAAAAGTGGAATAAGatatttgttttgtcatgtgTGCTGGCTGTATCCTTAGATCCTTTGTTCTTTTACATCCCAGTTATTGACGGCAAGAAGAAGTGCCTCAGTGTTGATAAGAGGTTGGAAACCGCAGCTTGTGTTCTGCGTTTTTTCACTGATATATTTTATGTGCTTCATATTATCTTCCAGTTTCGCACTGGTTTTATTGCTCCATGGACTCGAGTTTTTGGAAGGGGTGTGTTGGTTGAAGATCCCGTTGCTATCGCCAAACGATACTTAACAACATACTTTCTGATTGACATCCTCGCAGTCCTTCCTCTCCCGCAGGTGGTAATTCTAATTATTATTCCTAAAATGAGAGGCTCTGCAGCTCTGAATACAAAGAACTTGCTGCGGTTCATTGTCCTAATCCAGTATGTCCCGAGATTGATTCGAATATATCCACTGTATAAAGATGTTACTAGAACTTCAGGTATAATCACTGAAACAGCTTGGGTTGGTGCTGCTTTCAATCTTTTCCTCTTTATGCTTGCAGGTCAT ATTTTTGGAGCCTTGTGGTACCTCTTTTCGATCGAGAGAAACGATACATGCTGGCGAAGGGCATGCAGAGATGCCACTAATAACTGTGCTACCAAAGATCTATATTGTGGAAACGATAGTAAAAAAAATCTATTTCTGGACAAGCTTTGCTCCTTCACCGAACCAAACGTAAACGCAACTCTGTTCAATTACGGAATTTTCCTTGATGCTCTTCAGTCAGGAGTAGTGGAATCAAGAAATTTTTGGGAAAAGTTGTTTTACTGTTTATGGTGGGGTTTACGAAGTTTAAG TTCCCTTGGTCAAAATCTCGAAACAAGTACTTATGTATGGGAGATTCTCTTTGCTGTCTTAATATCTATTGTCGGCTTGGTTTTATTTGCACTCCTTATCGGAAACATGCAG ACATATCTACAGTCAAATACTGTtagattagaagaaatgagagtgaAACGGCGAGATGCAGAGCAATGGATGTCACATAGATTACTCCCTGAACCTCTGCGAGAGCGGATCAGGAGGTATGAGCAGTACAGATGGCAAGAAACAAGGGGTGTTGATGAACAGAATTTGCTCTATAACCTTCCTAAAGACTTGAGGAGAGACATCAAGCGCCATCTCTGTTTGGCGTTGCTGACAAGA GTGCCAATGTTTGAAAAAATGGATGAACAACTACTGGATGCTATGTGTGAGCGTCTGAAACCAGTATTATACACAGAAGAAAGTTACATAGTGCGAGAGGGTGATCCTGTTGACGAAATGCTCTTCATCATGAGGGGAAAACTATTGACTGTTACCACCAATGGTGGAAGAACAGGATTCTTCAACTCCGAGCAACTCAGAGCCGGGGACTTTTGTGGTGAAGAATTACTTACGTGGGCTCTTGATCCTCAAACTACTGCCAACCTCCCAATCTCTACCCGAACTGTTCGAGCTCTGTCAGAAGTCGAAGGTTTTGCCCTTGTAGCAGACGACCTTAAATTCGTGGCTTCTCAATTTCGAAGGCTTCACAGTAAGCAACTTAGGCATACTTTCAGGTTCTACTCACAACAATGGAGAACATGGGGAGCCTGTTTCATACAAGCAGCTTGGCGAAGACACTGTAAGAAGAAACTTGAGGAATCTCTACGTGCAGAAGAGGATAGATTGCAGAATGCATTGGCTAAAGGAAGTGGGAGTTCGCCAAGTCTTGGTGCAACTATTTACGCTTCACGTTTTGCAGCAAATGCGTTGCGTGCATTGCGCCGAAATGGTGCAAGGAAAGCAAGGGTTGCTGATAGAGTACCTCCGATGCTACTTCAGAAACCTGCTGAACCTGATTTTACAGCTGAACAAtag